Proteins encoded in a region of the Variovorax sp. PAMC 28711 genome:
- a CDS encoding crotonase/enoyl-CoA hydratase family protein: protein MTVIATTPPAEGCIDTQVLDHVLLIGINRPAKRNGWTPQMFRQLAEAYTRLDDDPSLRVGVLHAMGDHFTAGLDLPMFAAFLKTGAKVIPDDGTLVEPHNMGQPGYRRRTKPMVAAVKGICFTVGIELMLAADIVVAADDCRFSQLEVQRAIMASGGATIRMAERAGMGNAMLHLLTADEFDSAEAYRLNFVQKVVPAGQELDEAIKIAQRIAAQAPQAVIATRLNVLRAIEEGAVQATQDFEPVKQRLLHSEDAAEGVRSFIERRPAKFTGR from the coding sequence ATGACCGTCATCGCCACCACCCCACCCGCTGAAGGCTGCATCGACACGCAAGTGCTCGACCACGTGCTGTTGATCGGCATCAACCGCCCGGCCAAGCGCAACGGCTGGACGCCGCAGATGTTCAGGCAACTCGCCGAGGCGTATACGCGCCTGGACGACGACCCGAGCTTGCGCGTCGGCGTGCTGCACGCGATGGGCGACCATTTCACGGCCGGGCTCGACCTGCCGATGTTCGCGGCGTTCCTGAAGACGGGCGCCAAGGTGATTCCCGACGACGGCACGCTGGTCGAGCCGCACAACATGGGGCAGCCCGGCTACCGCCGCCGTACCAAGCCGATGGTCGCCGCGGTCAAGGGCATCTGCTTCACGGTCGGCATCGAGCTGATGCTGGCCGCCGACATCGTGGTGGCGGCGGACGACTGCCGCTTCTCGCAACTCGAAGTGCAGCGCGCAATCATGGCCTCGGGCGGCGCGACGATCCGCATGGCCGAGCGTGCCGGCATGGGCAATGCGATGCTGCACCTGCTCACGGCGGACGAGTTCGACAGTGCCGAGGCCTATCGCCTCAACTTCGTGCAGAAGGTGGTGCCCGCGGGGCAGGAACTCGACGAAGCGATCAAGATCGCCCAGCGCATCGCCGCACAGGCACCGCAAGCGGTGATCGCAACGCGCCTGAACGTGCTGCGCGCGATCGAGGAAGGCGCGGTGCAGGCCACGCAGGATTTCGAACCCGTCAAGCAGCGCCTGCTGCACAGCGAGGATGCGGCCGAAGGGGTGCGCTCGTTCATCGAGCGGCGCCCGGCGAAGTTCACGGGCCGTTGA
- a CDS encoding serine hydrolase domain-containing protein, with translation MSFLLRPLALAATFFSFTMTISQAQTPPTPALPDPATTSVGAMGWMQGFPPTVDKQIVFENPMSGAFPRNRWTFSHVRELGPTANVWRGSGAGSALVTAPRELDGIAFKSMSGEDLNFGQMLTRTYTDGVLVLHKGRVVYEKYFGALTPERPHLAMSVTKSFVGTLAAISVAEGKLDPAAPVVQYLPEMKDTAYGDATVRQVMDMTIGVKYSENYADPKAEVFDYARAGGMLPPGPNYAGPRTFYDFLKTLQKEGANGDGFAYKTVNAEVLAWIVARVNKQSLPELLSEKIWRRIGAEQDAYFMVDRIGTASGGGGLNTTLRDLARFGEAMRNGGRANGQQAIPAAAVADITRGGDPAKFAKAGYALLPGWSYRDMWWITNNEHGAYMARGIHGQSIYVDPKAEMVIVRYAAHPIAANAGNDPLTLPAFHAVAKALMAP, from the coding sequence ATGTCGTTCCTGCTCCGCCCGCTCGCCCTCGCCGCGACCTTTTTCAGTTTCACCATGACCATCAGCCAGGCCCAGACGCCGCCCACCCCGGCCCTTCCCGACCCCGCCACGACGTCGGTCGGCGCGATGGGCTGGATGCAGGGCTTCCCGCCGACGGTCGACAAGCAGATCGTTTTCGAAAACCCGATGAGCGGCGCGTTTCCGCGCAACCGCTGGACCTTCTCGCACGTTCGCGAACTCGGGCCGACGGCCAATGTGTGGCGCGGCAGCGGTGCCGGCAGCGCGCTGGTAACGGCACCGCGCGAGCTCGACGGCATCGCCTTCAAATCGATGTCCGGCGAGGACCTGAACTTCGGCCAGATGCTGACGCGCACTTACACCGATGGCGTGCTCGTGCTGCACAAGGGCCGCGTGGTCTACGAGAAGTACTTCGGTGCACTCACGCCCGAGCGGCCGCACCTGGCGATGTCGGTGACGAAATCCTTTGTCGGTACGCTGGCCGCGATTTCCGTGGCCGAAGGCAAGCTCGACCCGGCCGCGCCGGTCGTTCAATACCTGCCCGAGATGAAGGACACCGCATACGGCGACGCGACGGTTCGGCAGGTCATGGACATGACCATCGGCGTGAAGTACTCGGAGAACTACGCCGACCCGAAAGCTGAAGTATTCGACTATGCGCGCGCCGGCGGCATGCTGCCGCCAGGCCCGAACTACGCCGGCCCCAGGACGTTCTACGACTTCCTCAAGACGCTGCAGAAAGAAGGCGCGAACGGCGACGGCTTCGCCTACAAGACGGTGAATGCCGAGGTGCTGGCGTGGATCGTCGCGCGGGTCAACAAACAGTCGCTGCCGGAATTGCTGAGCGAGAAGATCTGGCGCCGCATCGGGGCCGAGCAAGATGCCTATTTCATGGTCGACCGCATCGGCACCGCATCAGGCGGTGGCGGCTTGAACACCACCCTGCGCGACCTGGCGCGCTTCGGCGAAGCCATGCGCAACGGCGGTCGCGCCAACGGCCAGCAGGCGATTCCGGCGGCGGCGGTCGCCGACATCACGCGCGGCGGCGATCCAGCCAAGTTCGCCAAGGCCGGCTATGCGCTCCTGCCCGGCTGGTCGTACCGCGACATGTGGTGGATCACGAACAACGAACACGGCGCCTACATGGCGCGCGGCATCCACGGGCAGAGCATCTACGTGGATCCGAAGGCCGAGATGGTGATCGTGCGTTACGCAGCGCACCCGATCGCCGCGAACGCAGGCAACGACCCGCTCACGCTGCCCGCTTTCCATGCGGTCGCCAAGGCCCTGATGGCGCCCTGA
- a CDS encoding MarR family winged helix-turn-helix transcriptional regulator codes for MQQLDNQLCFAMYSASLAMTRLYKPLLEKLGLTYPQYIVMLALWERDGVMVSELGERVSLDSGTLTPLLKRLEASGFVARVRDIADERRVHITLTAAGRKLKSRAAGVPACLMAASQCSVPELVQLTQQIQTLRDHIKAA; via the coding sequence ATGCAACAGCTGGACAACCAGCTGTGCTTCGCGATGTATTCGGCATCGCTCGCCATGACGCGGCTCTACAAGCCGCTGCTCGAGAAGCTCGGCCTCACCTATCCGCAATACATCGTGATGCTCGCGCTCTGGGAACGCGACGGCGTCATGGTGTCGGAACTGGGTGAGCGCGTGTCGCTCGATTCCGGCACGCTCACGCCGCTGCTCAAGCGGCTCGAAGCCAGCGGTTTCGTCGCCCGCGTGCGCGACATCGCCGACGAGCGCCGCGTGCACATCACGCTCACCGCGGCGGGCCGCAAGCTCAAGAGCCGGGCGGCCGGCGTGCCAGCCTGCCTCATGGCGGCATCGCAGTGCTCGGTGCCCGAGCTGGTGCAACTCACCCAGCAAATCCAGACGCTGCGCGACCACATCAAGGCCGCCTGA
- a CDS encoding organic hydroperoxide resistance protein, producing the protein MTTKLDKVLYTAEAHTTGGRDGAGKSSDGAIDVQLSSPGSGKPGTNPEQLFAVGYAACFIGAMKAVGPKISVKVPDDVSIDSKVSLGPTNGGAAYGVSVKLAITLPGLDAEQKKLLVDTAHKVCPYSNATRGNIDVDLEIV; encoded by the coding sequence ATGACGACGAAACTCGACAAAGTTCTCTACACCGCAGAAGCGCACACCACTGGTGGCCGTGACGGCGCCGGCAAGTCCAGCGACGGCGCGATCGACGTGCAACTGAGCTCGCCGGGTTCGGGCAAGCCGGGCACCAACCCCGAGCAGCTGTTCGCGGTCGGCTACGCCGCCTGCTTCATCGGCGCAATGAAGGCGGTCGGCCCGAAGATCAGCGTGAAGGTGCCGGACGACGTGTCGATCGACTCGAAGGTCTCCCTCGGCCCGACGAACGGCGGCGCCGCCTACGGCGTGTCGGTCAAGCTCGCGATCACGCTGCCGGGCCTGGACGCCGAGCAGAAGAAGCTGCTGGTCGACACCGCGCACAAGGTGTGCCCGTACTCGAACGCCACGCGCGGCAACATCGACGTCGACCTCGAAATCGTCTGA
- a CDS encoding DUF2855 family protein, producing MSTTALHVRKDHLATTHLHTTEDGPLAAGQVRVRIDAFALTSNNITYAAFGEAMSYWQFFPTGEDGWGSIPVWGFGSVTQSLHPGVAVGERLYGYWPMASSVVLQPDRLSAERFTDAAAHRAGLPAVYNQYFRSASDALYTADTEDIQALLRPLFITSWLIDDFLQDNAFFGAKTMLLSSASSKTAYGTAFQLAQREGIEVVGLTSAPNRAFCESLGCYDRVLAYDELDGLAADTPCVYIDFAGSGALRHAVHTRFTDLKYSASIGGTHVEQLAAGGAGKHTPGPRATLFFAPAQIKKRTAEWGGPEFGRRMVAAWHAFIAKVTKPEAPWLRAEHHDGAAAVEAAYAAVLAGKGDPRTGHILSLAKGKPTV from the coding sequence ATGAGCACCACCGCACTGCACGTCCGCAAGGACCACCTCGCCACGACGCACCTTCACACCACAGAAGACGGGCCGCTCGCCGCCGGCCAGGTGCGGGTGCGAATCGACGCCTTCGCCCTCACGTCCAACAACATCACCTACGCGGCCTTCGGCGAGGCGATGAGCTATTGGCAATTCTTCCCGACCGGCGAGGACGGTTGGGGCAGCATTCCGGTGTGGGGGTTTGGCAGCGTGACGCAATCGCTGCATCCCGGCGTCGCGGTCGGTGAACGCCTGTATGGCTACTGGCCGATGGCGTCGAGCGTGGTGCTACAGCCCGACCGCCTTTCGGCCGAGCGTTTCACCGACGCGGCCGCACACCGCGCCGGACTGCCCGCTGTCTACAACCAGTACTTCCGCAGTGCCTCCGATGCGCTCTACACCGCCGACACCGAGGACATCCAGGCACTGCTTCGGCCACTCTTCATCACGTCGTGGCTCATCGACGACTTCCTGCAAGACAACGCATTCTTCGGCGCGAAGACGATGCTGCTGTCGAGCGCGTCGAGCAAGACCGCTTATGGAACCGCCTTCCAGCTCGCGCAGCGCGAGGGCATCGAGGTGGTCGGTTTGACGTCGGCACCGAACAGGGCCTTCTGCGAAAGCCTGGGCTGCTACGACCGCGTGCTCGCCTACGACGAACTCGACGGGCTCGCGGCCGACACGCCGTGCGTCTACATCGACTTCGCCGGCAGCGGCGCGCTGCGCCATGCCGTCCACACGCGCTTCACCGATCTGAAATACAGCGCCTCGATCGGCGGCACGCACGTCGAGCAGCTGGCCGCCGGCGGCGCCGGCAAGCACACGCCCGGCCCGCGCGCCACGCTGTTCTTCGCGCCCGCGCAGATCAAGAAGCGCACTGCAGAATGGGGCGGCCCCGAGTTTGGGCGCCGCATGGTGGCCGCGTGGCACGCCTTCATCGCGAAAGTGACGAAGCCGGAAGCGCCCTGGCTTCGCGCCGAGCACCATGACGGCGCGGCCGCGGTCGAGGCGGCCTACGCGGCGGTGCTGGCCGGCAAGGGCGATCCGCGCACCGGCCACATCCTCTCGCTCGCCAAGGGCAAGCCGACGGTGTAG
- a CDS encoding serine/threonine protein kinase yields MNTHPYESLTPDVVLDALATLDLHGDGRLTALNSYENRVYQVFLEDRSAVVVKFYRPDRWTRAEILEEHSFSLELAAAEVPAVAPLELHGATLHHHDGFAFSVSPYRGGRAPELDDFEVLEWVGRFLARIHTIGSRKPFEARPALDLQSFGIASRDWLLGNDKIPLDVQRAWETACNAALDMIATTALSASATTSPDSNFRKLRLHGDVHPGNILWTPTDRPGGGPHFVDLDDARTGFAVQDLWMLLSGDRAQRTGQLSGLLDGYEQFREFDRRELALIEPLRTLRLIHYSAWLARRFEDPIFPINFPWFGSSDYWKGQVLMLEEQCEQMAEEPLYA; encoded by the coding sequence ATGAACACCCATCCCTACGAGAGCCTCACACCGGACGTGGTGCTCGATGCGCTCGCGACGCTCGACCTGCACGGCGACGGGCGCCTCACGGCGCTCAACTCGTACGAGAACCGCGTGTACCAGGTGTTCCTGGAAGACCGCAGCGCAGTCGTCGTCAAGTTCTACCGGCCCGATCGCTGGACGCGGGCGGAGATTCTCGAAGAACACAGCTTCTCGCTCGAACTCGCGGCCGCCGAAGTGCCCGCCGTGGCGCCGCTCGAATTGCACGGCGCCACCCTGCACCACCACGATGGCTTCGCGTTCAGCGTGAGCCCGTACCGGGGTGGCCGTGCGCCCGAGCTCGACGACTTCGAGGTGCTCGAATGGGTCGGCCGCTTCCTGGCGCGCATCCACACGATCGGCAGCCGCAAGCCCTTCGAGGCCCGTCCGGCGCTCGACCTTCAGTCCTTCGGCATCGCCTCGCGCGACTGGCTGCTCGGCAACGACAAGATTCCGCTCGACGTGCAGCGCGCCTGGGAGACGGCGTGCAACGCGGCCCTCGACATGATCGCCACCACCGCGCTGTCCGCCAGCGCCACGACTTCGCCCGATTCGAACTTCCGCAAGCTGCGGTTGCACGGCGACGTGCACCCCGGCAACATCCTGTGGACCCCGACCGACCGCCCCGGCGGCGGTCCGCACTTCGTTGACCTGGACGACGCGCGCACCGGCTTCGCGGTGCAGGACCTCTGGATGTTGTTGTCGGGCGACCGCGCCCAGCGGACCGGCCAGCTCAGCGGCCTGCTCGACGGCTACGAACAGTTTCGCGAATTCGACCGACGCGAGCTCGCGCTGATCGAGCCGCTGCGCACGCTGCGGCTCATCCATTACAGCGCGTGGCTGGCGCGGCGCTTCGAAGACCCGATCTTCCCGATCAACTTCCCGTGGTTCGGCTCCAGCGATTACTGGAAAGGCCAGGTGCTGATGCTCGAAGAGCAGTGCGAGCAGATGGCCGAAGAGCCGCTCTACGCCTGA
- the htpG gene encoding molecular chaperone HtpG, with protein sequence MAEASKTKLPFQAEVAQLLHLVTHALYSNKEIFLRELISNASDACDKLRFEAIDQPDLYEGQTDLDVRITFDKAAKTLTITDKGIGLSRQEAIDNLGTIAKSGTKDFMSKLSGDQKADAQLIGQFGVGFYSGFIVADKITVESRRAGKPAEEGVRWVSGGAGDFEVDDITRSERGTSVTLHLRDDAEEYLNAWKIKSIVGKYSDHISLPILMEKEEWKEGENDQPGDMVKTGEWEPVNKANALWARPKKDITPEQYADFYKAISHDFEAPLAWSHNRVEGSTEYTQLLYIPAKAPFDLWNRDKSAGVKLYVKRVFIMDDAEALMPSYLRFVKGVIDSADLPLNVSRELLQESRDVKAIREGSTKRVLGMLEDLAKKAVPTAGAPAEEGVTDVVDKKEEEAADESGKYATFYAEFGAVLKEGLGEDTGNRDRIAKLLRFASSTTDGVTVSFADYKARMKDGQDAIYYITADNLAAAKNSPQLEVFKKKGIEVLLMTDRVDEWALNYLNEFDGTPLQSVAKGAVDLGKLQDDDEKKAAEEAAESFKPMLEKLKVALKDKAEDVRVTTRLVDSPACLVVSDNGMSTQLARMLKQAGQPAPDLKPVLEVNADHPLVKKLAVSEHFEDLANILFDQALLAEGGMPQDPAAYVRRVNALLV encoded by the coding sequence ATGGCCGAAGCCTCCAAGACAAAACTTCCCTTCCAGGCCGAAGTCGCCCAGCTGCTTCACCTCGTCACCCACGCGCTCTATTCGAACAAGGAAATCTTCCTGCGCGAGTTGATCTCGAACGCCTCCGACGCGTGCGACAAGCTGCGCTTCGAGGCCATCGACCAGCCCGATCTGTACGAAGGCCAGACCGATCTCGACGTGCGGATCACGTTCGACAAGGCCGCGAAGACGCTCACCATCACCGACAAGGGCATCGGCCTGTCGCGCCAGGAGGCGATCGACAACCTCGGCACGATCGCCAAGAGCGGGACCAAGGACTTCATGAGCAAGCTCAGCGGTGACCAGAAGGCCGATGCGCAGCTCATCGGCCAGTTCGGCGTGGGCTTCTACTCGGGCTTCATCGTGGCGGACAAGATCACGGTCGAATCGCGCCGCGCGGGCAAGCCGGCGGAAGAGGGTGTGCGCTGGGTGAGCGGCGGCGCCGGCGACTTCGAGGTCGACGACATCACGCGTTCCGAGCGCGGCACCAGCGTCACGCTGCATCTGCGCGACGATGCCGAGGAGTACCTCAACGCCTGGAAGATCAAGTCGATCGTCGGCAAGTACTCCGACCACATCTCGCTGCCGATCCTCATGGAAAAAGAGGAATGGAAAGAGGGCGAGAACGACCAGCCCGGCGACATGGTCAAGACCGGCGAATGGGAGCCGGTCAACAAGGCCAATGCGCTGTGGGCCCGTCCCAAGAAAGACATCACGCCCGAGCAGTACGCCGATTTCTACAAGGCCATCAGCCACGACTTCGAAGCACCGCTGGCCTGGAGCCACAACCGCGTCGAAGGCAGCACCGAATACACCCAGCTGCTGTACATCCCGGCCAAGGCGCCGTTCGACCTCTGGAACCGCGACAAGAGCGCGGGCGTCAAGCTGTACGTCAAGCGCGTCTTCATCATGGACGACGCCGAGGCGCTGATGCCCAGCTACCTGCGCTTCGTCAAGGGCGTGATCGATTCGGCCGACCTGCCGCTCAACGTGAGCCGCGAGCTCCTGCAGGAAAGCCGCGACGTGAAGGCGATCCGCGAAGGCAGCACCAAGCGCGTGCTCGGCATGCTGGAAGACCTGGCGAAGAAGGCCGTTCCCACGGCCGGCGCACCCGCCGAAGAAGGCGTGACCGATGTGGTCGACAAGAAGGAAGAAGAAGCGGCCGACGAGAGCGGCAAGTACGCGACCTTCTATGCCGAGTTCGGCGCCGTGCTGAAGGAAGGCCTCGGCGAAGACACCGGCAACCGTGACCGCATCGCCAAGCTGCTGCGCTTCGCGTCGTCCACGACCGACGGCGTGACCGTAAGCTTCGCCGACTACAAGGCGCGCATGAAGGACGGCCAGGACGCGATCTACTACATCACCGCCGACAACCTCGCCGCCGCCAAGAACAGCCCGCAACTCGAAGTCTTCAAGAAGAAGGGCATCGAGGTGCTGCTCATGACCGACCGCGTCGACGAGTGGGCGCTCAACTACCTGAACGAATTCGACGGCACCCCGCTGCAAAGCGTGGCCAAGGGCGCGGTCGACCTCGGCAAGCTGCAGGACGACGACGAGAAGAAGGCCGCCGAAGAGGCTGCCGAGTCGTTCAAGCCGATGCTCGAGAAGCTGAAGGTGGCGCTCAAGGACAAGGCCGAAGACGTGCGCGTCACCACGCGCCTGGTCGATTCACCGGCCTGCCTCGTGGTGTCGGACAACGGCATGAGCACCCAGCTCGCGCGCATGCTCAAGCAAGCCGGCCAGCCGGCGCCCGACCTGAAGCCGGTGCTCGAGGTGAACGCCGATCACCCGCTGGTGAAAAAGCTGGCGGTTTCGGAACATTTCGAGGACCTGGCGAACATCCTGTTCGACCAGGCCTTGCTGGCCGAGGGCGGCATGCCCCAAGATCCGGCGGCTTACGTGCGGCGAGTCAACGCGCTGCTCGTCTGA
- a CDS encoding Csu type fimbrial protein, producing MLKPVILALAIVSAAPVAGADTKTTTFNVLLTIAKACNFTTAASDVNFGSQLSTATNVQNLGNLYVTCTKNTAYDIGLGAGTGTGATVSARTMKGLTGGNTDEVPYVLYRESTRSSNWGATVGTDTVAGVGNGQEQIVPVYGTVPSANFRADSYKDVITATVTY from the coding sequence ATGCTCAAACCCGTCATCCTGGCCCTTGCGATTGTTTCCGCTGCACCCGTCGCCGGGGCCGACACGAAGACAACGACCTTCAACGTCCTGCTCACGATTGCCAAGGCCTGCAATTTCACCACCGCGGCGAGCGACGTGAACTTCGGATCGCAGTTGTCGACAGCCACGAACGTGCAAAACCTCGGCAACCTGTATGTGACCTGCACGAAGAACACGGCCTACGACATCGGCCTCGGCGCCGGCACCGGTACGGGTGCCACCGTGTCGGCACGCACGATGAAGGGACTGACCGGCGGCAACACCGACGAAGTGCCCTACGTGCTGTACCGGGAGAGCACCCGCAGCAGCAACTGGGGAGCCACGGTCGGAACCGACACCGTTGCAGGCGTGGGCAACGGTCAGGAGCAAATCGTCCCTGTCTACGGCACAGTGCCCAGCGCGAACTTCCGGGCCGACAGCTACAAAGACGTGATCACCGCAACCGTCACCTACTGA
- a CDS encoding fimbrial biogenesis chaperone: MSLTLAAAQNADGLWLSNTGDAPLTAQVRVYRWRQLDGEDQLEPTRDLTISPPMVQLPGGEKQLVRVIRLGAPPAEVEASYRVIIDELPLPDTVPPAAGAGRRAGLQLVLRYSLPVFLTPPMTATRPDAPALRSSLEGRLGGSNGKTYLEISNSGTVHAQITDLAFVDAAGRRLAVRDGLAGYVLPGQHRRWTVPATLPLGDAGAFKGRVDGELTDRTLLQQRPPNRASGDAL, from the coding sequence GTGTCTCTCACGCTGGCGGCGGCACAGAACGCCGACGGACTTTGGCTGAGCAACACCGGCGACGCGCCGCTGACGGCGCAGGTGCGCGTCTACCGTTGGCGACAACTCGATGGCGAAGACCAGCTCGAGCCGACGCGCGATCTCACGATCAGTCCACCCATGGTCCAGTTGCCGGGAGGAGAGAAGCAATTGGTGCGGGTGATTCGCCTCGGTGCGCCACCGGCCGAAGTCGAGGCGAGCTACCGCGTCATCATCGACGAGCTGCCCTTGCCGGACACGGTGCCGCCTGCCGCAGGGGCTGGCCGACGGGCAGGACTTCAGTTGGTGCTCCGGTATTCGCTGCCGGTTTTTCTCACCCCCCCGATGACAGCGACCCGCCCCGATGCGCCAGCGCTGCGCTCCAGCCTTGAGGGTCGGTTGGGCGGCTCCAATGGCAAGACTTACCTGGAGATCAGCAACAGCGGGACTGTGCACGCGCAGATCACCGATCTGGCGTTCGTCGACGCTGCTGGCCGCCGCCTTGCGGTGCGCGACGGACTGGCAGGCTACGTGTTGCCCGGACAGCACAGGCGGTGGACAGTCCCCGCGACCCTGCCTCTCGGCGATGCAGGGGCGTTCAAGGGGCGCGTCGACGGCGAGCTCACCGATCGAACGCTTCTGCAACAGCGGCCGCCAAACCGCGCATCCGGTGACGCCCTTTGA